DNA sequence from the Manis javanica isolate MJ-LG chromosome 15, MJ_LKY, whole genome shotgun sequence genome:
CATTAACAGGAAGTGGCTCCTCGAGGTAAATGGAgggtccttggggcaagtcctctgtTGTGCTGTGGCCCATACTTGGGGCAGACTCGAGGTGTGTGTGGGGTGAGAGGGGGTAGCTGATGGGGAAAGTAGGGTCCAGCAGGACCCCGAGGGTCCTGCTTGTCTCCCTCCCTTGCTCCACTTGACTGGGGACCTGACAACCAGTGAGGACCAGAGGATGGTACCCcagtcagggctggggctggcatGTGGTCAGCAGCACGGGTAGGGCCTATGGCTGAGCAATGTCGGCctctcccctgggtcccctgagcTGGTCACTGCCCCACTGAAGCCTTGGGCATCTCATCTGGTCATCAAGGATTGTCACCTTGGGGTGTgggcctcccaggtgagcagggtccagggagcacaaAATGGGCTTCAGCTTTGTGCCCATCCCACCTGTTCGTGTGAGGGGAGCTCTGGTGAGAGCCAGGTGACAGACAGTAAGtcctcagggcaccctgggaggcagagggatcTCCCCTGGCACTCTGTAGGTGACGAAACCCCTTAGGGCGTCCAGCCATGGCCCACAGACACCTGTGAGTATTAGTGAGTGCTTGAGCTGGGATCGCCCTAGGCTGAGAGCCtgttggaggtggggacagcataggTACTAGGAGACTCAGAGGGCAATGCATCCATCAAGCAAGGTCTGGTGGTGGGAGGCCATGTGGGAGGGAAGCATGAGCACTTGAGTGTCCTGGACCTTGCAGGAGGCGAAGTCCATCGCGACGAAACTGCTGTGGGCCACCAGGGGATCCCAGGGTAGGAAGCAGCAGGTGAGAGTGGCGTGGCGCGGGTCCTGGGTGGTGGGGGCGACCTTGTACCTGCTCCTGGTGCCagcagccctgagctgccagcactggggtgaccaggaggagggcgagagcagctgggtacagggggaagttggaggacaggtgcagggaccacaggtcctgggattggccacaagccagccctgggagggaccaggAGAGCAGCGCAGGgcgaagggaggggagggaggcagcacaagggtggtccaagggagctgggggctgcaggtgtggggttcaggggaggctctgtgggtGCCCGTGAGGCAGGTGGGTACTCATCACCTCCACACCcaggtggcacagggcatggtccccttCCTCGGACTGTTCTTGGATGACCTGCTCGTAGACAAACTCCCGGAACATAATGAGGAtgtgagtgagcccagaggggcatgggtggtgggggggtggggcaggatggtgagctttagAGAGGAGAGAGGCCCCAGTGAGCCCGGAGCTCGCAGCACCCGGCCAGCCCTCTCCTGAGAGTCTCCCATCCATCTCACGAGCTGGGCTGcttggagaggactgccagaaggATCCCCCTAAGCCCTGGTCCTGTccctgggcaggtggggctgagggctacaggGGGCAGCATCTGAGCAGGACTGGCCTCCTGCTCAGGCGCTGCCCTAGCGAGGGGATgttgctccttcagggcaggaagcacatcatggggctggcagtgccttcccGCCTGAGGCCTCAGCTCCCTAGTCCAGTCCCCGTTCTTGGTAACCCCGATGCTGGGGTAGGTCTGGGTGCTATTTCTcggcaggcctgccccttggagggccctggcagTCCTCCAACTTGAGAAAGAGTGGGGACATTCTGGCCCTGTTCTGGGCCCAGGGGACTGCTACTGATGCACTTTgtttgccttcctgccttccagggtgacAAGACGAGCAAGAGAGTGTTGAGTGTAGTACCACATAAGGTGAGAAATGGAGTCAAGATCCCTGGGCAGGACCCCGTCTGGCCCATTCCCTGGGTCTAACGTGTCTTGACAGAGTTAAGATATGCAGAGCTGGGGGCACTGAAGGCTTTGTCAAGTGGGGGATGGGGTGGCATCAAGgccgccttcctggaggaggagctggagacccaacagtaggaacaggcagggctggtaGGCATTGGAGGGAAGGTGGTTTCCTTTGTGAGCAAAGATCCAGGACCATCCCACTGCCCCACTCCTCACTCCCCTCCTTGTCTGCATcctgcccttcctctgccccaggtcacTCTCGTCCTGGGTGAGATCTTGATGCACAAGCGCATGGCTGCGCTGTACTACCTGGAGCCCGATGAGCACTTTTTCAAGTCCTTTTTCCAGGCCGTGGAGCCCATGGATGAAGAGGAGAGGTGAGGCTGCCAGGAGGCGGGTGTGGGCTCCAGCTGCCAGCAGGCTCTTGGAGAAGGGCCCCAGACGTGTGGCTCCAGAGGCTCACAGGtggccctctgtcctgcagctacagcctgtcctgccagctggagcccccacgCCAGAGGGCTGGCAGAAAGGGACTGTTTTTCTTCAGGTCCCACAAGAGTTAAACTtactggccagggccaggtgagtttctggcTTGGTGCCATTGGCAAGGGGTGGGCTGTTCCCCAGTCTGCGGGAAGCTTTGGGCTCTGTTGGGTGTGGGGGAGTCCTAAAGACAGGTGGGGCTGG
Encoded proteins:
- the LOC140846390 gene encoding ral guanine nucleotide dissociation stimulator-like — encoded protein: MAALLECLALKNFASLRAILLALQSPAVRRLESTWRHVPWKSSRIYKNLKKRDKGINRKWLLEEAKSIATKLLWATRGSQGRKQQVAQGMVPFLGLFLDDLLVDKLPEHNEDGDKTSKRVLSVVPHKVTLVLGEILMHKRMAALYYLEPDEHFFKSFFQAVEPMDEEESYSLSCQLEPPRQRAGRKGLFFFRSHKS